CCTCCTCCAGCGCACGCTGGAGATCACCGGCGGCCAGCTGGTGGACGCGCCCGAGGTCCGCTGACGCGGTGAACATCGGTCAGCTGACCCGCATGGCCCAGGAGATGCAGGCCAACATGGCCCGCGTCCAGCAGGAGCTGCGCGACACGACGGTCGAGGCCAGCGTCGGTGGAGGAGCGGTCCGGGTCGTGATGACCGGCGCCCAGGAGCTGCGGGCCGTCGAGATCGACCCCGCCACCGTGGACGCGTCCGACATCGAGCTCCTGCAGGACCTGGTCTTTGCCGCGGTCACCGACGCGCTGGCCCAGAGCAAGCGCCTGGCCGAGGAGAAGATGGCGGCCATCTCCGGCGGCCTGGGATTGCCCGGCCTGCCCGGCTTGCGCTGAACCGAACCGAAATCGGTCCATGGCTGGTCTGATCGCCCCTGTCGCACGCCTGATCGAGGCCTTCAACCGGCTGCCCGGAGTCGGGCCCAAGACCGCCCAGCGGCTCACCTACCACGTGCTTCGCAGCCCCGCCGACGAGGCCCGGGCCCTGGCGGAGGCGCTGGTCGCCGTCAAAGAGCAGGTCGCCTACTGCTCGGAGTGCTGGAACATCACCGAGGTCGATGTCGACCCGTGCGCCATCTGCGCCGACCCCCGGCGCGACGCGACCCGGATCTGCGTGGTCGAGGAGCCACTCGACGTGCTGGCCATCGAGCGCACCCGCGAATTCCAGGGCCGCTACCACGTGCTGCACGGCGCCATCAGCCCCATCGACGGCATCGGTCCCGAGCGGATCAAGGCCCGCGAGCTGCTGGTGCGAGCGGAGGGCGGCGGACTGGCCGAGGTCATTCTGGCCACCAACCCCACCCTGGAGGGCGAGGCGACCGCCATGTACCTGGCCGAACTCCTGGGGACGTCGGTGCCGGCGGTGACCCGAATCGCGCGCGGCGTGCCGGTTGGCGGCGACATCGAGTACGCCGATGACGTGACCCTCATCCGCTCCCTCCAGGGCCGGCGCCAGGTCGAGCGCCCCTGACGCCGATGGGTTCTCAGTCGGAATCCACTCGGCAACCTCCATACCGACGGGCAGTCAGCTGCCGTCCGGGAGCCACGGCTCCGCAGAGTTCGCGCCTCGCCGTAGCACGACAAACTGGTCCGCCCTGACGCCGATCCAAGGGCCGGTTTCGCCGTCGGGCCACTGGACGCGGACCTCTGCGTCGGCGGCCGGACCAAGGCCGAAGTGGATCCAGCCGAGCTGGCCCCCGACGTGACCTCCGCCGACCGTCAGCTCCCGCCGGAGCAGCAGGTCGCCGATCTTGACTTCGGTCCAGGCACCAATCGCGTCGCGGTTGGGTCCGGGTTGGACGACGCGGAGCGCCAGCCAGTGACCCATCGGCATCGGCTGGGTGGCGTCGCCGGCTCCGACGTTGCGGAAGAGAAGCACGCGATCTTTGAAGTTGACCTCGACGAGGTCGAGCATGCCATCCAGGTTGAAATCGGTGAGGGCGGCTCCGCGGCCCCGCAAGAACGTCACGATGCCGGCCGCCTCAGCTCCCTCAACAAAGGTTCCGTCGGGCTGGCCAAGGAAGAGGTTGCTGGGATCCCGCTCGGCGTAATCGGGCTGTGCGTCGACGTTTCCCTTGGAGACGAACAGGTCGATGAATCCATCATTGTTCACGTCCTGGAACTCGGGGTGCCAGGCCGTCGAAGGCCGTGTATCACCGCCCGTGAATGGCCCGAACGCTGTCACTCCGTGCTGGAGCCCGACGTCGCGGTAGGTCGGAGTCTCCGGACCGGTGGTCAAGGTCTGGAGCCTGTTTGTGCCCTGGCTGGTGAGGTAGAACTCCGGGAACCCATCCGACGTGAGGTCATAGCTGCCAATCCCCATGCCCTCGATCTGGAGCTGCAGCCACCCGTCGGCGTCCGTGTACAGACGCGGGTCTTCGCCGGTCGCCACCCGCCAGAGCTGCTCCTGACCGTTGACGTAGTCGTAGTAGTGGCGGTCGTTGCTGACCCGCAGGTCGCGCCGGCCCGAGCGATCCCAATCGCTGAACAGCATCGATTGGGCACAGTAGCCGGGGCTCAGCGTGCGCGGGGTGCCGTAGCCCATCCCGGTCGCGTCTGGTCGGAATAGCTGGTTGTCGGGGCAGTCTCTGGTCGGTTCCGCCGCCGGATCGAGGACTCGAAAGTTGCCCAGGGCGATAGTAGGCAGGCGCGCCGAACCCTCCCACGCGGCGCTGAACGCGGTGGTCATCGCGTGGCCGCCGTCAAACGTCCACGCCTCATTGGCTCGTTCGAAGCGGCAGCCTCCGAGCCCTCGCAGGATGACGTTCTCTCCACCCCGCAGAACGGCCAGGTCGACCTCGCCGTCACCATCGACGTCGAGTGGATAGGCGCCGAAGACATCGCGGAGATCAACGGCGGAGTCGTGGATTCGGCTGAAGTGCAGTGCTCCGCCGACAGGGCTCTCGTTGCGATAGAGCGCCGCGGAATTGCTCCCACCGGCCAGGTAGAGCTCAGGTCTGCCATCGCCATCGCAGTCGAACACCGCGACTCCTCCGCCGATGGCAAACGTGAACTCGCCCCCATACACGTGGTCGATGCCTGCTCCGGCCGCCTCCTCGACGAAGTGGGGCGCCCCCATCGCGGAAGTCGGCGTGGCCCGGCCCAGCAGTGCGGCGGCGACAGCGATCACCAGGATGACACCCACCAGCGCCCCGGCCCGAGCCAGGCCGGGGCCGCTGAGCCAGCGACTCACGAAATCGTTGATGCCGCGGTCATGGCAGGTGGTCGGCGGCCATCAGCGCGCGACCTGCCCAACGTAGTACAGCTGGGCCTTGGCCCAGGCGGCTATCCCACACTGGGCGCCGACAGTGCGCCCCATGAAGTCGTCTGCCTGCACGTGGATCCCTCCGTAGAGGCGTGACTGGCCCGCCTGATCGGCCGCGTCGTAGTACGTGGCCCACTCCAGGCGGACGTCGGCTGACGGGCCAACCTCGAACTTGAGCGATCCTGCCTCGATCGTGTAGCCGCTTACCCCACCCGGGAAGTACTCGCTGCCAGTAAAGCCGGCGAGGACTTCGGCAGCCGCTCGGCTGAAGGTGCTGTGCCCGGAGATGTACCCTTGGAACGCTGGCGTGACGAAGGTCGGCAGCTGGTAGGGGACCCAATCCACGGCCAGGATCCAGTCAACTCCACCGACCTGGGTCGTCGGGTCTTGCGGATTGCCCGTCCAAGCGTGGATCGCGATTTCCCCCTCGCGGCCGACGAGGGCCGCGTGGCGTTCTCCGGCGGCGCTCGTCTCCTGCGTGATCAGTTCAACCAAGCCGGGGACAAGGGGCAAGCCCTCCGGATCGTAGGACGGCAGGCCGGGATCGCTCGACTGACCCCGCCCGCCCATGTATCGGATCATCGAGATCGGGCGTGTGCTGTCGTAGCGGCCTTTCAGCCCCCAGGCCGCGATGGCCGCGTCGTGGACCGCGGCGTTCATGGCGAAGTACATCTTGATGTCCCACTCGAGTCGATCGACGGCCGGTCCCGTGCCGCCGATCCGCAGGTCGGGTGCGAGCTCGTCGGAGACAAGGTTGGCGAGCGCGTTCCAGTGGCCGGGCGGCGTCTCGGATTTGGGTCCGTCGGCCCAGAACTCGGCCATGACGCGGGCGAAATCGCCTTCGTCCACCACGTCCGGGGGGTATGGCATGCCGGTCGCCGGGTTGACAGCGTGACCTTCGCCGTCGTTCGTGCCAAGGGCGTTGTTCCCACGCGCGCCGGGCGAAATATCCATTGCCCTCCCGGTCGCGGGTTCGAGGACACTGCTGTCCCGGATCACCTCGACCGCCTGGTCCTTGAACGCCTGGTCGGTTGCCGGATCGCCGAGGCGTGGGGGCGGGCCTGGATCGATCGGCGTTCCGTCCGCCCCGCCATCGGGCAGGGTGAAACTGGCAACGTGGCCCCAATGCGGAGCGACGGCCTGTTGAACACCATTGACGATGGGGATCCCGTTCTGCGAGATCATGTTCTCGATCCTCAACGGCTGCCATCGATTCGGGTCCCTCATGGTCGTACCGGATCCAGCCACCACCAGAGGGGGGTTGACCGGCTGGTAGTCGGGGGCAGCGTACCCCTCGGCCTGGTTCGCGCCGTCGGTCATCCCGTGGGCGATGATCGTGGCCGCGATGCGATTGCCGACCGCGGCCGGGGAGTCTCCCTCGGTGGTTGTTACGTCGAGCGGATAGCACAGGGCGTCCATCACATTGGCGAACTCCGACAGCGAATCCGCGCCGCCAACGGCACTGCGGAAACGGGAGGTCAGGATCCCGTAGGCGGCGTAGCTGATCGCCTCGTTGCGTGCCGCACGCACATCCCACGCCCCGTGTTTCTCCGTGACGAGATAGCCGGACGCGTGCGGATCGTAGGCCGCCCACGCATCCCAAATGGCTGCCGAGAGGTGGAACAGGTTACGCGCATGAACCGGGGGATTCGGAAGTGAACGGCGGATGGCGTCCAGCAGCGCCTCATCCCAGCGCCGGGCAACAGACCACTCCGGATGATTTGCCGGCGCCGGGCATTCTGGCTCCTGGGACCAGGGCCGGACCACGATGAGACCACCCACGATCAGCGCGATCCCGAGCAGTCCGGCTACCTTGGCCCTTGTCATCCGGCGCGATGGCACGCCGTGTCCTCGTACGTTTCGCAGCGTTTCGGCGGGCATGGTAGCAATGCCCAGAACGCGAAGTGTCGGGGAGGACGGCGTGAAGGTGGTCGGTCGCGAGCGCGGCCGCGCCGGCCCCCAGCATCAACCTGGCTCCGGACGGCTGGCTGGCCGTCGTGCCGCGCCGGCGGGACTCGAGGTCCAATATGGCTGGATCCGCCGTGCCGCGGTGGCGTCGAGGACGCCGAGGTGGCACCATCCATCAACCGGTCTGACCGGGTATGACCAGCAAGCCGAGGATTGATGAACGGCGTGAGGTGAAGGTCATCGAGCCGGGAGCGATTAACCCGCGTCGCGCTGATCGGCCCCTTGTCCTTGCCATTGACATCGGTTCGTCCTCGGTTCGGGCCGCCGTCCACGACCGCCTTGGTCGGACGCTCACGGGGACCGCTGTGCAGGTTCCGTACGCCTGGGAGATGGCTTCTGACGTCTCGGTTCGACTCTCCCATCGGACGCTCCTCGATCTGGTCGGCCAAACCCTCGACCAGGTCGTGGACGTCTCCGGTTCTCTCCCCCTGCAAGTCGTCGCCGGCGGGATCTCCTGCTTCTTCCACAGCATTTCCGGGCTGGACGTGGCCGGGAGGCCCGTGACGCCCGTCCTCTCGTGGGCTGATACGACGAGCGCCGGTGAAGCGGCTGCGCTCCGAGGGCGGATCGATCCCGACTGGGCCCACGCGGTTTCCGGCGTCCCCATCCACGCGAGCTACTGGCCGGCACGCGTGCTTCGGCTCCGACAGGAGCAACCCCGGATCCGGCACTGGGCCGGATTCCCCGAACTGCTCATGGAGGCCCTCACTGGACGCGCCGCCGTGAGCCGGTCGATGGCGTCCGGGACCGGGCTGCTCGACCGGGCTCAAGGAACCTGGTCGTCCGAGCTGCTCGAGCAGGTGGACATCGAACTTGGCGATCTTCCCCCGATCGTTGCCGATGACGAGCCCCTCGGTCGGCTGTCCGCTGCCTCCGCGCAGCGCTGGCCGCAGCTTGCTCACCTGTCGTGGTTCGCTCCGTGGGGCGACGGCAGCTGCGGCAACGTGGGACTGGCTGCCACGGCCCCCGGCAGGGCGGCCCTCATGGTCGGCACGTCCGGCGCGCTGCGCGCCTTTATCGCGGATCCCGCACCGCCGATCACGCCAGGTCTGTTCGCGTATCGGCTCGGCGCGGGGACGGTGGCGGGGGGCCAGTTGAGCGAAGGAGGCGGGCTTCTTGCATGGGCGAGTCGCCTGCTGGGGCGCTCGCGCCGCTCCTTGGAACGAGCCGCAGCTGCGGTCGCCGCAGACGGCCATGGGCTCACCGTGCTCCCGTATGCGTTCGGCGAACGGGGTCTCGGGTACCACGATCGTGCGCGCGGCGTCCTGGCAGGACTCCATGCGGACAGCGACCAAGCCGCGGTGTACCGGGCGATCCTGGAGTCGATCGCGTTCGGCTTCGCCGCGATCGACGATCGGCTGTCCGACCTTCTGGGCCAGGCTCCAACCGTGATCGCGTCAGGCGGAGCGCTGGCTCGCTCGCGTCTGCTCGCGCAGGTCATCGCCGATTCGCTCGGGCGGGAGATTGCCGTCGCACCGATGTTCGAAGCCTCGCGGCATGGCGCCGCGCTGCTGGCACTCCGTGGGTCCGGCGCGCTGGACGACGTGACCGCGGTTCCCCGACCGCGTGCTCGGACTGTCCGGCCCGACCCGGAGCGCGTGGCCCGCTACGTGGCGGCGCGGGCTCGCCAGCGTGCCCTCTACGAAACGGTTCTCGGCTGACATCATCAGGCCCCCAGGACCCGGGCATGTTCAGGCCAATCGGCTGCCAACTCGATCTTGGCGATCACCCGCCAACCCGCTACAGTTAGCCTACGCGACCCTGCCACGCTCGTGGTTCCACGCACGTGGTTCATTGAAACTGAGGAGGAGAGGATCTTGTCCATTCGAAGGACGGCCGCGGGCCTTGCGGTCCTGGCCATCATCTTGGCCGCCTGTCAAGCGTCGGCCAGCGGGAGCCCCGATGCGTCCGCAGGAGGAAGCCAGGCGGCTACCGGCGATTGCCACGTCGGCGTGGCGTGGGCGACCTTCCAGGAGGAGCGCTACGGGCTCCGAGACGAGCCTGGCATCCAGGGTGTATTGGAGGCCGCGGGTGCCCAGTACACCGGGAACGATGCGGCGAACTCGAACGAAACGCAGGCGTCGAACGTCGAGGCCCTGCTCGCCGCCGAAATTGATGTCCTGGTCCTGAACTCCGTCGATCCCGAGGCGATCCTGCCGTCGCTCCAGGCGGCCATCGATGCCGGGATCCCGGTCATCGCGTACGACCGCGAGCTCGAGAGTGAAGCCGCCCTCTTCATGACCCACGACAACGTCGGGGTCGGCCGGATGATCGCCGAGGCCGTAACGGCGGCTCAGCCCACCGGCAACTACGTGATCATCAAGGGCCAGGAGGGCCAGACGAACCCGTTGTTCCTCCGCGAGGGGATGGCGGAGGTCATCGACCCCCTGATCGCGGCGGGTGACATCACCATCGTCGGGGAGGAGTACACCGACGAGTGGCTCCCGGACAACGCCAAGACCAACATGGAGAACATGCTGACCGCGAACGACAACGACATCCAGGCGGTTCTCGCACAGAACGACGGGATGGCGGGGGGTGCCATCGCAGCGCTCGCTGAGCAGGGCCTGGATGGTGAGGTCGCGGTGGGTGGCCAGGACGGCGACGTCGCCGCCATCAACCGGGTCGCACTTGGCACGCAGATCGTAAGCGTCTTGAAGGACGCGACCGAGCTCGGCCAGGCAGCCGGTGAGGCCGCCCTCGAGCTCTGCGAGAATCCCGACATCTCGCAGGTGACCGGTGCGGTGGCGGGCACGTCGACCGGTGGGCTCGACACCTACTCCCTCCTGCTCGATCCTCTGCCGATCACGCGGGACAACCTGCAAGATGCTCTGGACCTCGATTGGCTCACTGAGGAAGAGCTCTGCGCCGATGTTCCATCCGGAACGGTAGACGTCTGCCCCTGATCCGCACGTCGGTGCAAACGAGCGCCCCGCCCTCAGGGGCGGGGCGCTCGCCTCGTTAGCCCTCTAACGATCGAGGCGTCATGACGACCGAGGCCG
The sequence above is a segment of the Chloroflexota bacterium genome. Coding sequences within it:
- a CDS encoding YbaB/EbfC family nucleoid-associated protein; translation: MNIGQLTRMAQEMQANMARVQQELRDTTVEASVGGGAVRVVMTGAQELRAVEIDPATVDASDIELLQDLVFAAVTDALAQSKRLAEEKMAAISGGLGLPGLPGLR
- the recR gene encoding recombination mediator RecR, with amino-acid sequence MAGLIAPVARLIEAFNRLPGVGPKTAQRLTYHVLRSPADEARALAEALVAVKEQVAYCSECWNITEVDVDPCAICADPRRDATRICVVEEPLDVLAIERTREFQGRYHVLHGAISPIDGIGPERIKARELLVRAEGGGLAEVILATNPTLEGEATAMYLAELLGTSVPAVTRIARGVPVGGDIEYADDVTLIRSLQGRRQVERP
- a CDS encoding CRTAC1 family protein, producing the protein MSRWLSGPGLARAGALVGVILVIAVAAALLGRATPTSAMGAPHFVEEAAGAGIDHVYGGEFTFAIGGGVAVFDCDGDGRPELYLAGGSNSAALYRNESPVGGALHFSRIHDSAVDLRDVFGAYPLDVDGDGEVDLAVLRGGENVILRGLGGCRFERANEAWTFDGGHAMTTAFSAAWEGSARLPTIALGNFRVLDPAAEPTRDCPDNQLFRPDATGMGYGTPRTLSPGYCAQSMLFSDWDRSGRRDLRVSNDRHYYDYVNGQEQLWRVATGEDPRLYTDADGWLQLQIEGMGIGSYDLTSDGFPEFYLTSQGTNRLQTLTTGPETPTYRDVGLQHGVTAFGPFTGGDTRPSTAWHPEFQDVNNDGFIDLFVSKGNVDAQPDYAERDPSNLFLGQPDGTFVEGAEAAGIVTFLRGRGAALTDFNLDGMLDLVEVNFKDRVLLFRNVGAGDATQPMPMGHWLALRVVQPGPNRDAIGAWTEVKIGDLLLRRELTVGGGHVGGQLGWIHFGLGPAADAEVRVQWPDGETGPWIGVRADQFVVLRRGANSAEPWLPDGS
- a CDS encoding vanadium-dependent haloperoxidase, with product MTRAKVAGLLGIALIVGGLIVVRPWSQEPECPAPANHPEWSVARRWDEALLDAIRRSLPNPPVHARNLFHLSAAIWDAWAAYDPHASGYLVTEKHGAWDVRAARNEAISYAAYGILTSRFRSAVGGADSLSEFANVMDALCYPLDVTTTEGDSPAAVGNRIAATIIAHGMTDGANQAEGYAAPDYQPVNPPLVVAGSGTTMRDPNRWQPLRIENMISQNGIPIVNGVQQAVAPHWGHVASFTLPDGGADGTPIDPGPPPRLGDPATDQAFKDQAVEVIRDSSVLEPATGRAMDISPGARGNNALGTNDGEGHAVNPATGMPYPPDVVDEGDFARVMAEFWADGPKSETPPGHWNALANLVSDELAPDLRIGGTGPAVDRLEWDIKMYFAMNAAVHDAAIAAWGLKGRYDSTRPISMIRYMGGRGQSSDPGLPSYDPEGLPLVPGLVELITQETSAAGERHAALVGREGEIAIHAWTGNPQDPTTQVGGVDWILAVDWVPYQLPTFVTPAFQGYISGHSTFSRAAAEVLAGFTGSEYFPGGVSGYTIEAGSLKFEVGPSADVRLEWATYYDAADQAGQSRLYGGIHVQADDFMGRTVGAQCGIAAWAKAQLYYVGQVAR
- a CDS encoding FGGY-family carbohydrate kinase — its product is MKVIEPGAINPRRADRPLVLAIDIGSSSVRAAVHDRLGRTLTGTAVQVPYAWEMASDVSVRLSHRTLLDLVGQTLDQVVDVSGSLPLQVVAGGISCFFHSISGLDVAGRPVTPVLSWADTTSAGEAAALRGRIDPDWAHAVSGVPIHASYWPARVLRLRQEQPRIRHWAGFPELLMEALTGRAAVSRSMASGTGLLDRAQGTWSSELLEQVDIELGDLPPIVADDEPLGRLSAASAQRWPQLAHLSWFAPWGDGSCGNVGLAATAPGRAALMVGTSGALRAFIADPAPPITPGLFAYRLGAGTVAGGQLSEGGGLLAWASRLLGRSRRSLERAAAAVAADGHGLTVLPYAFGERGLGYHDRARGVLAGLHADSDQAAVYRAILESIAFGFAAIDDRLSDLLGQAPTVIASGGALARSRLLAQVIADSLGREIAVAPMFEASRHGAALLALRGSGALDDVTAVPRPRARTVRPDPERVARYVAARARQRALYETVLG
- a CDS encoding substrate-binding domain-containing protein; translated protein: MSIRRTAAGLAVLAIILAACQASASGSPDASAGGSQAATGDCHVGVAWATFQEERYGLRDEPGIQGVLEAAGAQYTGNDAANSNETQASNVEALLAAEIDVLVLNSVDPEAILPSLQAAIDAGIPVIAYDRELESEAALFMTHDNVGVGRMIAEAVTAAQPTGNYVIIKGQEGQTNPLFLREGMAEVIDPLIAAGDITIVGEEYTDEWLPDNAKTNMENMLTANDNDIQAVLAQNDGMAGGAIAALAEQGLDGEVAVGGQDGDVAAINRVALGTQIVSVLKDATELGQAAGEAALELCENPDISQVTGAVAGTSTGGLDTYSLLLDPLPITRDNLQDALDLDWLTEEELCADVPSGTVDVCP